From the genome of Clostridia bacterium:
TTATTGAGTTATAATCAAGTATATTGTGCGAAGGCTGTCTTTTTTTAAAAAGCATTTTAATGCTTTTTTTTGTGTGAAAAAAATCAAAGGAGTGGTTTGTTATTAAGTTTCAAAATAAAGCAAAAATTTTAGCTATATTGCTTATTGTTGCAAGTGTTTTGACATTTAGTGCGTGTTCTGGAGGATCAGAAGATCAAGGCTCAAGCGACAAAGGTGGAGAAACCTTTGTATTTGCTGATGCAGGATGGGACAGTATAAAAGTTCATAATGATATAGCTTCTATAATTATAGAAAATGGATATGGATATAAAACTGATGTGATGACCGGTTCATCCCCGATAACTATAAAGGGATTGGCCCAGGGAGATATCGACATATACATGGAAGTATGGAGCGATAATTATCTTGATATATATCAGCCTGCAATAGAAAGTGGGGATATTGTGGAATTATCGGTGAATTATGATGATAATGCCCAGGGGTTATATGTGCCCACTTACGTGATAGAGGGTGATGCTGAAAAAGGCATTGAACCTATGGCGCCCGGTTTGAAATCAATAAAAGATTTACCTGAATATTGGGAAGTATTCAAGGATGAAGATGATCCCGGCAAAGGCAGGATATATGGCGCACCACCTACTTGGGGTGCTGATGAGATACTCAGACAAAAAATGGTTACCTACGGTTTAGAGGACACCTATATTTATTTAAACCCCGGTTCAGATACGGCTCTAAACACCTCTGTGGTGTCGGCCTATGAAAAAGGTGAGCCCTGGCTGGGTTATTATTGGGACCCAACTTGGATAACCGGAAAATATGACATGACTTTACTAGAGGATGAGCCCTATGACCAGGAAAAATGGGAGGATGGATATGCTTGCGAGTTTCCGGGGGTTACAGTGACGGTGGCAGTAAACAAAGAGATGGTGGACAAGGCTCCTGAAGTGGTAGAATTTTTGAAAAACTATGAGACCAGCACAAAACTCACCAGTGAAATGCTGGCATACATGCAGGATAATGATGCAGAGGCAGATGAGGCAGCCGAATGGTTCTTGAAAGAGCATGAGGATATTTGGACAAACTGGGTTCCGGAAGATGTGGCCCAGAAAGTGAAAGAGGCTCTTTGATATATAAAAAGAGGTGTTTTTTAAAATATGAATGAATTTCCGAATTTATTTGATGTTAAATTGGGTTATTATATTGAATTAGCTGTAAAATGGATGACTGATAATTGGCAAGGTTTTTTCGATGCATTGACTACGGGAATCAAGTGGATCGTATCTAACATACAGTCCGGTCTAATATTTATTCCTTGGTATATTTTTATCCTTTTGATATTTATAATAGGATGGAGAGTAAAAAACTGGAAATCAGGTTTGGCATATGCAGTGATGTTGTTGTTAGTAGGCTCGCTGAATCTGTGGAATGAGATGATATATACATTATCCATAGTTATCACATCTGTGATAATTGCGGTGATAATAGGTATTCCATTAGGGATACTCATGGCATATAAGCCTAAAGCGGAAACCATAATGAAACCATTGCTGGACGGAATGCAGACCATGCCCAGTTTTGTTTATCTGATCCCGGCAATGTTCTTCTTCGGTCTAGGCACTGTTCCGGCGGTATTTGCTACTATTATTTATTCCGCTCCTCCCTGCATAAGACTTACCAATCTTGCTATAAGGGAAGTGCCTACAGAGATGCGTGAAGCCGCTCATTCATTTGGATCTTCCTCATGGCAGGTTCTCAGTAAGGTGGAGCTTCCTCAGGCTATGCCTACTATAATGGCAGGTATAAATCAGACCACCATGATGGCTATGTCCATGGTAGTAACATCTTCTATGATAGGAGCTAAAGGTCTGGGCGAAAATGTGCTGATAGCGATAAATAGGTCGGATATCGCTATGGGATTTGATTCGGGCATAAGTATTGTATTTCTTGCAATAATTATAGATAGAATAACTCAAACAATATCTAAAAAGTATGAATACGTAGAATAGAAGGAGGGGGTGTGAAATGGCTGGAAAAATTCAAGTAAAAAATCTGACTAAAAT
Proteins encoded in this window:
- a CDS encoding ABC transporter substrate-binding protein, whose product is MTFSACSGGSEDQGSSDKGGETFVFADAGWDSIKVHNDIASIIIENGYGYKTDVMTGSSPITIKGLAQGDIDIYMEVWSDNYLDIYQPAIESGDIVELSVNYDDNAQGLYVPTYVIEGDAEKGIEPMAPGLKSIKDLPEYWEVFKDEDDPGKGRIYGAPPTWGADEILRQKMVTYGLEDTYIYLNPGSDTALNTSVVSAYEKGEPWLGYYWDPTWITGKYDMTLLEDEPYDQEKWEDGYACEFPGVTVTVAVNKEMVDKAPEVVEFLKNYETSTKLTSEMLAYMQDNDAEADEAAEWFLKEHEDIWTNWVPEDVAQKVKEAL
- a CDS encoding proline/glycine betaine ABC transporter permease, which encodes MNEFPNLFDVKLGYYIELAVKWMTDNWQGFFDALTTGIKWIVSNIQSGLIFIPWYIFILLIFIIGWRVKNWKSGLAYAVMLLLVGSLNLWNEMIYTLSIVITSVIIAVIIGIPLGILMAYKPKAETIMKPLLDGMQTMPSFVYLIPAMFFFGLGTVPAVFATIIYSAPPCIRLTNLAIREVPTEMREAAHSFGSSSWQVLSKVELPQAMPTIMAGINQTTMMAMSMVVTSSMIGAKGLGENVLIAINRSDIAMGFDSGISIVFLAIIIDRITQTISKKYEYVE